A single genomic interval of Spirosoma taeanense harbors:
- the polA gene encoding DNA polymerase I encodes MAKPQKKLFLLDALALIYRAHFAFSKSPRISSRGVNTSAIFGFMNAMIEVLTKEKPTHIGVAFDSSKKTFRHEQFPMYKATRQSQPEDISVATPYIKQIVEAMHIPILIMDGYEADDIIGTIAKKASLADFEVFMMTPDKDYGQLVEEHVHIYKPAFMGKPAEKQGVKEVCERWGIERIEQVTDMLGLVGDSVDNIPGIPGIGEKTAQKLIADFGSVENLIANADQLKGKLKENVVNYGQQGLLSKQLATIHLDVPVDFDEDRLRHTEYDKPRLAALLDELEFRQMKTRLLGNNFDEQPLPAAFKNNAPAQMDLFDSPGGDAPAFLPFPNMGALNPSGAGDLPFDFNSPDAPAAEQSTASPAAAEPAKKPRAKRTAVKAPVASASAATPDHIIDTITTDDAPGKEVTETGADAPAYLDVYPDYELDENQPERRKTILSVKHDYRLVDTPELRASLVHYLSQQTSLCFDSETTAIDPVEADLVGLSFAYRAGEAFYVPVSADRDEAQAIVDQFKPVFENPNIEKVGQNLKYDLLMLKKYGVEVQGKLFDTMIAHYLIEPEMRHNMDMMAMTYLNYQPVEIEALIGKRGKGQLTMRDVDVQKVVEYAGEDADITLQLKETFLPRLEKDNLHKLFDQVEMPLVQVLADLELEGITIDTNALAELSATLDTDMRQVQQEIFEIAGESFNIGSPKQLGEILFDKLKLDKNAKKTRTGQYATGEEILSKLEAEHEIARKILDYRELIKLKNTYVDALPLLISKRDGRIHTSFNQAVASTGRLSSANPNLQNIPIRTPRGQEIRKAFVPRGPEFLIMSADYSQIELRIMAAFSGDKTMLDAFNNGVDIHTQTASKVFHVPISDVTGDMRRKAKTINFGIIYGISSFGLAQRLKIPRKEASQIIEEYFVEFPAVKAFMDQSIEKARGFGYAETILGRRRYLRDINSRNMTDRLFAERNAINAPIQGSAADMLKIAMIQIHEFMQREQLKSKMILTVHDELVFDAHKEELELLRENVDRIMKNAIPMAVQMETGIGVGENWLVAH; translated from the coding sequence ATGGCCAAACCACAGAAAAAACTGTTTTTATTAGACGCGCTGGCCCTCATTTACCGCGCTCATTTCGCCTTCAGCAAATCGCCCCGGATCTCCTCGCGGGGCGTGAATACCTCGGCCATCTTTGGCTTCATGAACGCCATGATCGAGGTGCTGACGAAGGAAAAACCCACCCACATCGGTGTCGCGTTCGACTCATCCAAGAAGACGTTCCGCCACGAGCAGTTCCCGATGTACAAGGCCACCCGGCAGTCGCAGCCGGAAGATATCAGCGTGGCTACGCCTTACATCAAACAGATTGTGGAGGCCATGCACATTCCCATCCTGATTATGGATGGCTACGAAGCCGACGACATCATTGGAACAATTGCCAAAAAAGCCTCCCTGGCCGATTTTGAGGTTTTTATGATGACGCCCGACAAAGACTACGGTCAACTGGTCGAAGAGCACGTTCACATCTATAAACCGGCGTTTATGGGAAAACCGGCCGAGAAGCAGGGCGTAAAAGAAGTCTGCGAACGCTGGGGAATTGAACGTATTGAGCAGGTAACCGATATGCTTGGTCTGGTGGGCGATTCGGTCGATAACATTCCGGGTATTCCGGGCATTGGCGAAAAAACGGCGCAGAAACTCATCGCCGACTTTGGCAGTGTCGAAAACCTGATTGCCAACGCCGACCAGCTAAAAGGGAAACTTAAAGAGAACGTCGTCAACTACGGACAGCAGGGATTGCTGTCGAAACAACTGGCTACGATTCACCTCGACGTGCCGGTTGACTTCGACGAAGATCGGCTGCGGCATACCGAATACGACAAGCCCCGGCTGGCGGCTCTGCTGGACGAGCTGGAGTTCCGGCAGATGAAAACGCGGTTACTCGGCAACAACTTCGACGAGCAGCCACTGCCAGCGGCCTTCAAGAATAACGCGCCCGCGCAAATGGACCTGTTCGATTCGCCGGGTGGTGATGCGCCCGCGTTTCTGCCGTTCCCGAACATGGGCGCGCTGAATCCATCGGGAGCGGGTGATCTGCCCTTTGATTTCAACAGCCCGGACGCGCCAGCCGCTGAGCAGTCTACAGCAAGCCCGGCAGCGGCTGAACCGGCCAAAAAGCCCAGGGCCAAACGTACCGCCGTGAAAGCCCCCGTTGCGTCGGCCTCAGCCGCTACGCCCGACCACATAATCGATACGATTACTACAGATGATGCGCCCGGTAAGGAAGTAACCGAAACCGGCGCGGACGCGCCCGCTTATCTGGACGTTTACCCGGACTATGAACTTGACGAAAACCAGCCGGAACGCCGGAAGACGATCCTGTCCGTTAAACACGACTACCGGCTGGTCGACACCCCGGAACTGCGGGCGAGTCTGGTGCATTATCTGAGCCAGCAGACGAGTCTTTGCTTTGACTCCGAAACGACTGCCATTGATCCGGTCGAGGCCGATCTGGTGGGGCTTTCGTTTGCGTATCGGGCCGGCGAAGCCTTTTACGTGCCTGTTTCGGCCGACCGCGACGAAGCGCAGGCCATTGTCGATCAGTTCAAACCGGTATTCGAAAACCCGAACATTGAAAAAGTCGGCCAGAACCTCAAGTATGACCTGCTGATGCTGAAAAAGTACGGCGTGGAAGTACAGGGTAAACTGTTCGATACCATGATTGCCCACTACCTGATTGAGCCCGAAATGCGCCATAATATGGACATGATGGCCATGACGTACCTGAACTACCAGCCGGTTGAGATTGAAGCGCTGATCGGCAAGCGGGGCAAAGGGCAGCTGACCATGCGGGACGTGGACGTGCAGAAAGTGGTTGAGTACGCCGGTGAGGATGCCGATATTACGCTGCAACTCAAAGAGACCTTTCTGCCCCGGCTGGAAAAAGATAACCTGCATAAACTATTCGATCAGGTCGAGATGCCGTTGGTGCAGGTGCTGGCCGATCTGGAACTCGAAGGAATTACGATTGACACCAACGCCCTCGCCGAACTGTCGGCCACGCTCGATACAGATATGCGGCAGGTGCAGCAGGAGATTTTCGAGATTGCGGGCGAGTCGTTCAATATTGGTTCGCCAAAGCAGCTGGGCGAGATTCTGTTCGACAAGCTGAAACTCGATAAGAACGCCAAAAAGACCCGTACTGGCCAGTACGCAACGGGCGAGGAGATTCTATCCAAGCTGGAAGCCGAACACGAAATAGCCCGGAAGATTCTGGACTACCGGGAGCTGATTAAGCTGAAAAACACGTACGTAGACGCGCTGCCCTTGCTGATCAGCAAGCGCGATGGCCGGATTCATACGTCGTTCAATCAGGCGGTGGCTTCCACTGGGCGGTTGAGTTCTGCCAATCCAAACCTCCAGAATATTCCCATCCGGACGCCCCGTGGGCAGGAAATCCGGAAGGCGTTCGTACCGCGCGGGCCGGAGTTCCTGATTATGTCAGCCGACTACTCACAGATCGAACTGCGGATTATGGCGGCCTTCAGTGGCGACAAAACCATGCTTGATGCGTTCAACAACGGGGTGGATATTCATACGCAGACGGCCAGCAAGGTCTTCCACGTCCCCATCAGCGACGTAACGGGCGACATGCGCCGGAAAGCCAAAACCATCAACTTCGGCATCATCTACGGTATTTCGTCGTTCGGACTGGCCCAGCGGCTGAAGATTCCGCGCAAGGAAGCGTCGCAAATCATCGAGGAATACTTCGTGGAGTTCCCGGCCGTCAAGGCGTTCATGGATCAGAGCATCGAGAAAGCGCGGGGCTTCGGGTATGCCGAAACAATTCTGGGCCGACGCCGGTATCTGCGCGACATTAACTCGCGCAACATGACCGACCGTTTGTTTGCCGAACGTAACGCTATCAACGCGCCCATCCAGGGCAGCGCGGCCGACATGCTCAAGATCGCTATGATTCAGATTCACGAGTTCATGCAGCGCGAGCAGCTGAAGTCAAAGATGATTCTGACCGTTCATGACGAACTGGTGTTCGACGCGCATAAGGAGGAACTTGAGTTGCTGCGCGAAAACGTGGACCGAATCATGAAAAACGCCATCCCGATGGCGGTGCAGATGGAGACCGGCATCGGGGTAGGCGAGAACTGGCTCGTAGCGCACTGA
- a CDS encoding M20/M25/M40 family metallo-hydrolase yields the protein MKKFALLLSCLLLAGTAFSQSELTLKTRSYRQQHERQLLDEFRGLLAIPNVVYDTAGIQKTAGYIADMLKRRGIQPQLLDGRTKGVPPAVYGEVMVPGATKTVVFYAHYDGQPVNPNQWAEGLKPFEPALYSGRLDAGGQPVSLPKPGEPINPDWRIYARSSSDDKAGVFTILAAYDALLKMNVKPTANLKFFFEGEEEAGSTHLNEILERHKDKLKSDLWIICDGPVHQTGRKQVQFGVRGDINVELKVYASKRPLHSGHYGNWAPNPAMMLARLLASMKDDDGNVLIKGFYDDVTPLTELEKQALTRIPAIDERLRQELGFGKAEGGGKSLAELLMRPSLNINGLSSANVGKLAANVIPTSATATLDLRLVLGNDARRQVQKVIDHVVAQGYYVTQKESITDEERAKYPRIARITAESGYNAQRTPMDLPIAQTVVKAVQSTVKDNIVLQPSLGGSLPLYLFEQILKTPTITVPVANHDNNQHAENENLRLQNLWDGLETYVALMRL from the coding sequence ATGAAGAAATTTGCTCTGCTTTTAAGTTGCCTTTTGCTCGCAGGCACTGCCTTTTCCCAAAGTGAGCTGACCCTGAAAACCCGCTCCTACCGCCAGCAGCATGAGCGGCAGTTACTTGACGAATTCAGGGGTTTGCTCGCCATTCCCAATGTAGTATATGATACGGCAGGTATTCAAAAAACGGCGGGCTATATCGCCGATATGTTGAAACGGCGGGGCATTCAACCCCAGCTACTAGATGGCCGCACAAAAGGCGTTCCCCCGGCAGTCTATGGCGAAGTGATGGTGCCGGGCGCGACAAAAACGGTGGTCTTTTACGCGCATTACGATGGCCAGCCTGTCAATCCGAACCAATGGGCCGAGGGCCTGAAACCGTTCGAGCCGGCCCTGTACAGTGGTCGGCTGGACGCGGGCGGACAGCCCGTTTCCCTGCCCAAACCCGGCGAGCCGATCAATCCGGACTGGCGTATCTATGCCCGGAGTTCGTCCGACGACAAGGCAGGCGTGTTCACGATTCTGGCCGCTTACGATGCGCTGCTGAAGATGAACGTAAAGCCCACGGCCAACCTTAAGTTCTTTTTCGAAGGCGAAGAGGAAGCCGGTTCCACCCACCTGAATGAGATTCTGGAACGCCACAAAGACAAGCTGAAAAGCGATCTCTGGATCATCTGCGACGGCCCTGTGCATCAGACGGGCCGCAAACAGGTGCAGTTCGGCGTTCGGGGCGACATCAATGTGGAACTAAAAGTATACGCATCCAAACGCCCCCTTCATAGCGGTCATTACGGGAACTGGGCGCCCAACCCGGCCATGATGCTCGCCCGGCTGCTGGCGTCCATGAAAGATGACGATGGCAATGTGCTGATTAAGGGCTTCTATGACGACGTAACGCCCCTCACTGAACTGGAGAAGCAGGCACTGACCAGGATTCCGGCGATTGACGAGCGGCTTCGGCAGGAACTGGGCTTTGGCAAGGCCGAAGGGGGCGGCAAATCGCTGGCTGAACTCCTGATGCGCCCTTCGCTGAACATTAATGGGTTATCGAGTGCCAACGTCGGTAAGCTGGCGGCCAACGTTATCCCTACCTCAGCCACAGCCACGCTCGACCTGCGGCTCGTGCTGGGTAACGATGCCAGGCGGCAGGTGCAGAAAGTTATCGATCACGTCGTTGCGCAGGGGTATTACGTTACGCAAAAGGAAAGCATCACCGACGAAGAACGGGCGAAATACCCACGCATTGCCCGGATTACTGCTGAATCAGGCTACAACGCTCAGCGGACGCCTATGGACCTGCCCATCGCCCAGACTGTCGTGAAAGCGGTTCAGTCGACGGTTAAGGACAACATTGTGCTGCAGCCAAGCCTGGGCGGCAGTTTACCGCTGTATCTGTTCGAACAGATTCTGAAGACGCCAACGATAACCGTTCCGGTTGCTAACCATGACAACAATCAGCACGCCGAAAACGAAAACCTGCGTCTTCAGAACCTGTGGGACGGCCTGGAAACCTACGTAGCGCTGATGCGGCTCTGA
- a CDS encoding fasciclin domain-containing protein, whose protein sequence is MLTMQRMTALRSRGLFAVLLTGLVLAFSSCKKDEDNTPAPPTIYSLISTGNQFTILKKALVKAGLNGPLSQPGNLTVFAPTDAAFRAFGYADTNAINNIPATQVPLLVAVLQYHVIGSKVESSAIPAAVNTPQQTLGGLPLYVTKAASSTTSSATSTSISVNGARVVSLDGQASNGAVHVIDRVLLPPVLGNIAATLQGIPTLFPTYSFTFLQAAVAKAGIGGALIANGPLTVFAPTDAAFTAANPNIKTVEDVNALPAATLAQILSYHVINNARAYTPLITNGQSLTTLQGGTITAATSTTGITVTGRGNNSTASRVIGPDLSATNGVIHVIDRLLLP, encoded by the coding sequence ATGCTGACAATGCAACGCATGACTGCTTTGCGGAGCCGTGGCCTATTCGCGGTTCTGCTAACCGGGCTTGTCCTGGCGTTTTCGTCCTGTAAAAAAGACGAAGACAACACCCCGGCCCCGCCGACGATTTATAGCCTTATTTCGACGGGGAACCAGTTTACTATTTTGAAAAAAGCCTTAGTGAAAGCCGGGCTGAATGGCCCGCTAAGCCAGCCGGGTAATCTGACCGTTTTTGCGCCGACGGATGCTGCGTTCAGAGCGTTTGGCTACGCCGATACGAATGCGATCAATAACATACCAGCTACACAGGTACCGTTGCTGGTCGCTGTATTGCAATACCACGTTATTGGCAGCAAGGTTGAGTCGTCGGCGATTCCCGCAGCTGTGAATACTCCGCAGCAGACGTTAGGTGGTCTACCGCTTTACGTCACGAAAGCCGCGTCCAGCACGACCTCATCGGCGACGTCAACCAGTATTTCGGTGAATGGCGCGCGGGTTGTATCGCTGGATGGTCAGGCCAGCAATGGGGCGGTTCACGTCATTGACCGGGTGCTGCTGCCGCCAGTTCTGGGTAATATAGCGGCCACCCTTCAGGGAATTCCGACACTTTTTCCGACCTATTCGTTTACGTTCCTGCAGGCCGCCGTGGCTAAGGCAGGTATCGGCGGGGCCTTGATCGCCAATGGTCCGCTGACGGTCTTCGCACCGACAGATGCCGCGTTTACGGCCGCCAACCCGAATATAAAAACGGTGGAGGATGTGAATGCCTTACCAGCCGCCACGCTGGCCCAGATTCTGTCCTATCATGTAATTAACAACGCCCGCGCCTACACGCCCCTGATTACCAACGGGCAGAGCCTGACAACCCTGCAGGGCGGGACCATTACGGCCGCTACCAGCACAACCGGCATTACGGTAACTGGGCGCGGCAATAACAGCACTGCGTCGCGGGTTATCGGTCCGGATCTGTCTGCTACCAATGGGGTCATTCACGTTATTGACCGGTTGCTGTTACCCTAG
- the dnaE gene encoding DNA polymerase III subunit alpha, which produces MQFSHLHCHTQYSLLDGQADIKKLVKKAKADNMPAVAITDHGNMFGVFEFVAEASKQGIKPIVGCEFYVVDDHTRKQFTKEQKDIRYHQLLLAKNPTGYKNLAKLCSLGYMEGLYGKYPRVTKALIDQYKEGLIATTCCIGAIVPKTILKKGEEAGEAEFKWWLDRFGEDYYVELQRHEIPDQIKANEVLVKLARKYNVKIIASNDSHYVDRDDWVAHDILLCVNTGEKQSTPSMKEFSDDEAMPKNTRFAFFSDQFYFKNTQEMTTLFHDLPEAIDNTNEIVDKVETLKLKRDILLPNFPIPQEFQIHADDVANQWEYLKHLTYEGARKRYSEIESHVQERLDFELFTIKTMGFAGYFLIVADFIKAGRDLGVMVGPGRGSAAGSAVAYCIGITNIDPIKYDLLFERFLNPDRKSMPDIDTDFDDEGRQKVIDYVVQKYGKQQVAAIVTYGTMAAKSAIKDVSRVMDLPLSDANALAKLVPDKPTYNMTLRRIFEDPIDGPGGLANIIQPDEVENVKRMRALESGDQATGRAMKLIDTEKVQNVLQQARRLEGTVRNTGVHAAGIIIAPDDLSNIVPVSTSKDTNLIITQYEGKVIEDAGVIKMDFLGLRNLTIIKECLRLIRQNHGGFFVNGVETDIDDIPLDDPKAYELFQRGETNAIFQFESDGMKKHMKDLKPDRFEDLIAMNALYRPGPIAYIPNYIARKHGREEVKYDLPEMEEYLADTYGITVYQEQLMLLSQKLGNFTKGDADVLRKAMGKKQKDVLDKMKGKFMDGCAANGLNLKICEKVWTDWEAFASYAFNKSHSTCYAFVAYQTAYLKTYYKPEYMAAVLTSCLGNIEKITFFLEECKNLGIPVLGPDVNESERVFGVNKKGEIRFGLAGIKGAGDAAVEAIIEERQAGGPYKDMFDFAIRVNLRTVNKKTLESLAYAGAFDALDEYHRAQFFEIPPTENSAFLEKIIRYANNYHAEKAAAQQSLFGGAGGEPMLARPKAPVVPEWNQIEKLKYEKDVVGFYLTGHPLDEFTLELDGFCNCTLDKIFETRSPEIKVAGIVSAMQTKIAKNGNPFCIFKVEDYSTAIEMALFGDDYVRLGQYVEVGRFLHITGKTQNKWNSDQLEFKPTTIRLLTEMRDKMCKEIRVSLTLDALNAQLVSQINELVNAHPGTCTLLLNVVDPIERIEVSLQSRTLKVSPANSFLRALEAIDGVSCKVA; this is translated from the coding sequence ATGCAATTCTCACACCTCCACTGCCATACTCAATACTCGCTGCTCGACGGGCAGGCCGACATTAAGAAGCTGGTTAAGAAGGCCAAAGCCGACAATATGCCCGCCGTGGCTATCACCGATCACGGCAATATGTTCGGCGTGTTTGAATTTGTAGCCGAAGCCAGCAAGCAGGGCATCAAACCCATTGTCGGCTGCGAGTTCTACGTTGTGGACGATCATACCCGAAAGCAGTTTACCAAAGAACAGAAAGATATCCGGTACCACCAGCTGCTACTGGCCAAAAACCCGACGGGCTATAAGAACCTGGCGAAACTCTGTTCGCTGGGGTATATGGAGGGGCTATACGGCAAGTACCCCCGCGTCACCAAAGCGCTCATTGACCAGTACAAAGAGGGTCTGATTGCTACCACCTGCTGCATTGGGGCCATTGTGCCCAAGACCATCCTCAAAAAAGGCGAAGAAGCAGGCGAAGCCGAGTTCAAATGGTGGCTCGACCGCTTTGGTGAGGACTACTACGTTGAGTTGCAGCGCCACGAGATTCCCGACCAGATCAAGGCCAATGAGGTGCTGGTCAAGCTTGCCCGGAAGTATAACGTCAAGATTATCGCGTCGAACGATTCGCATTACGTGGATCGCGACGACTGGGTCGCGCACGACATTTTGCTGTGCGTCAATACGGGCGAAAAGCAGAGTACGCCGTCGATGAAGGAATTCAGCGACGATGAGGCTATGCCCAAAAATACCCGCTTTGCCTTCTTCTCCGACCAGTTCTATTTCAAGAACACGCAGGAGATGACGACGCTGTTCCATGACCTGCCCGAAGCCATCGACAACACCAACGAGATTGTCGACAAGGTTGAAACACTGAAGCTTAAGCGCGATATCCTGCTGCCGAATTTCCCGATTCCGCAGGAGTTTCAGATTCACGCCGACGACGTTGCCAACCAGTGGGAATACCTCAAACATCTGACCTACGAGGGGGCTCGGAAGCGTTACAGCGAAATTGAGAGCCATGTACAGGAGCGCCTTGACTTCGAGTTGTTTACCATCAAAACAATGGGGTTTGCCGGCTACTTCCTGATCGTTGCCGACTTCATTAAGGCCGGTCGTGACCTCGGCGTCATGGTTGGTCCGGGGCGCGGTTCGGCAGCCGGAAGCGCCGTGGCTTATTGCATCGGCATTACCAACATCGACCCCATCAAATACGATCTGCTGTTCGAGCGGTTCCTGAACCCCGACCGGAAGTCGATGCCCGATATTGATACGGACTTCGACGACGAAGGCCGACAGAAGGTAATCGATTACGTCGTGCAGAAGTACGGCAAACAGCAGGTTGCCGCCATCGTTACATACGGCACCATGGCCGCCAAGTCGGCTATCAAGGACGTCAGCCGGGTGATGGACCTGCCCCTGTCAGATGCCAACGCGCTGGCGAAGCTGGTTCCCGACAAGCCGACCTACAACATGACGCTCCGGCGCATCTTTGAGGACCCGATCGACGGACCGGGTGGTCTGGCCAATATTATTCAGCCGGATGAAGTCGAGAACGTGAAACGAATGCGGGCGCTCGAATCAGGCGATCAGGCAACGGGCCGGGCCATGAAGCTGATCGATACCGAGAAAGTGCAGAATGTCCTGCAGCAGGCGCGTCGGCTTGAAGGTACGGTACGAAACACGGGCGTTCACGCAGCCGGGATCATCATTGCGCCCGACGATCTGTCGAACATTGTGCCGGTATCGACCTCGAAAGATACCAACCTGATCATCACTCAGTATGAGGGTAAGGTGATTGAGGATGCGGGCGTAATCAAGATGGACTTTCTGGGGTTACGGAACCTCACCATCATTAAAGAGTGCCTCCGACTCATCCGGCAAAATCATGGCGGCTTCTTCGTGAATGGCGTCGAAACCGATATTGACGATATTCCGCTCGACGACCCGAAAGCTTATGAGTTGTTTCAGCGGGGCGAAACGAACGCTATTTTCCAGTTCGAATCCGACGGAATGAAAAAGCACATGAAGGACCTCAAGCCCGACCGCTTTGAGGACCTCATTGCTATGAACGCGCTCTACCGTCCGGGGCCGATTGCCTACATCCCGAACTACATTGCCCGTAAACACGGCCGCGAGGAGGTTAAGTACGACCTTCCCGAAATGGAGGAATACCTGGCCGATACGTACGGCATTACGGTCTATCAGGAGCAGCTGATGCTGCTGTCGCAGAAACTCGGCAACTTCACCAAGGGCGACGCCGACGTGCTGCGGAAGGCGATGGGGAAAAAGCAGAAGGACGTGCTCGACAAAATGAAGGGCAAGTTCATGGATGGCTGCGCAGCCAATGGCCTGAACCTGAAAATCTGCGAGAAAGTCTGGACCGACTGGGAAGCCTTTGCGTCTTATGCCTTCAATAAATCGCACTCGACCTGTTACGCGTTCGTCGCCTACCAGACGGCTTACCTCAAAACGTATTACAAACCCGAGTACATGGCGGCCGTCCTGACCTCCTGTCTCGGTAACATCGAAAAGATTACGTTCTTCCTCGAAGAATGTAAAAACCTCGGGATTCCGGTGCTGGGCCCCGACGTAAACGAATCGGAGCGCGTGTTCGGCGTTAATAAAAAAGGCGAAATCCGGTTCGGTCTGGCGGGTATCAAAGGCGCGGGCGACGCAGCCGTTGAAGCCATTATTGAAGAGCGGCAGGCGGGTGGCCCCTATAAGGATATGTTCGACTTCGCGATTCGGGTTAACCTGCGGACGGTGAACAAGAAAACACTTGAATCGCTGGCTTATGCCGGTGCCTTTGATGCGCTGGACGAGTACCACCGGGCGCAGTTCTTCGAGATTCCGCCGACGGAAAACAGTGCTTTCCTGGAAAAAATTATCCGCTACGCCAACAACTACCACGCCGAGAAGGCCGCGGCTCAGCAGTCGCTGTTCGGCGGGGCGGGTGGCGAGCCGATGCTGGCGCGGCCCAAAGCGCCTGTGGTGCCGGAGTGGAACCAGATCGAGAAGCTAAAATACGAGAAAGACGTCGTTGGGTTCTACCTGACCGGGCATCCGCTGGATGAGTTTACACTGGAACTCGACGGTTTCTGCAACTGTACGCTCGACAAGATTTTCGAGACCCGATCGCCCGAGATCAAGGTGGCCGGGATTGTTTCGGCCATGCAGACGAAGATTGCCAAAAACGGTAACCCGTTCTGTATCTTCAAGGTCGAAGATTACAGCACGGCCATTGAAATGGCGCTTTTCGGCGACGATTACGTCCGGCTGGGGCAGTACGTTGAGGTCGGTCGATTCCTGCACATTACGGGTAAAACGCAGAATAAGTGGAACTCCGACCAGCTCGAATTCAAGCCAACGACCATCCGGCTGCTGACCGAGATGCGCGATAAGATGTGTAAGGAAATTCGGGTGTCGCTAACGCTCGATGCGCTGAACGCCCAGCTTGTCAGCCAGATCAATGAACTGGTCAACGCCCATCCTGGCACCTGTACGCTGCTGCTGAACGTAGTGGACCCCATCGAACGGATCGAGGTCAGCCTGCAGTCGCGAACGCTGAAAGTGTCGCCTGCCAACTCCTTCCTGCGAGCGTTGGAAGCCATCGATGGGGTGAGTTGTAAAGTAGCATAA